A window from Acropora palmata chromosome 14, jaAcrPala1.3, whole genome shotgun sequence encodes these proteins:
- the LOC141866478 gene encoding proton channel OtopLc-like, giving the protein MSGETSDCSPPFFTAQKSVKTLNIMRCEKETYPLYEKKVVSNVTTKEESEREDTKKFTHVAFNAFMYVLEPILPDDGVKGDGKIASLLYLICLTTAGVVFNLSKWFQDDSKADSGVTTDHIDGFLITCICPALLWICYIFCKQSDRKTVDFITPCPHSHRPLMAGAYVFGAGSCVMDLLHITFYIECSSNLSSLFFSIFKAVFIFAQILFLRKFATATLHKSPSIRLVLFHILGTNVCLWFRALFSHSKGIFNAHRTLEDLSTREKNACFANHYSMKKIWEASEPYLYPFTMEYSLIAGGILYTMWSEMRDLDPDPQDIYIYDELSDFNTTSDNLSERLEKFEQDHGYGTCEAATPSRDSVSSGRFSSRFSLNRAMSNSSICQSCVENQDSLRLHAIPSSDPGLLIGLLFSIVLLLAVGLLWVDHDSLNALKFYYLYQIVLLVFMCLACWVVLRCLMNQKFTWYPFGADDTLLIVSFTGMFLYAGLCLTAAIAEIRNHRYASDFSLAKSTLILFQAMLQATALIKALRFRPLKELGANIIRQGTLFLLTTNVALWAQDSFFEMRNFATTPVQTVFYGETSWRAITTLAYPLCIFFRFHSAACLFEVWSCFRVNNLS; this is encoded by the coding sequence ATGAGTGGCGAAACAAGCGATTGTTCGCCTCCTTTCTTTACTGCTCAAAAGAGTGTAAAAACACTAAACATCATGCGATGCGAAAAAGAAACCTATCCACTCTACGAGAAAAAAGTGGTGAGCAATGTTACGACGAAGGAGGAATCGGAAAGAGAagacacaaaaaaattcacacaTGTCGCCTTCAACGCTTTCATGTACGTGCTTGAGCCGATTCTACCCGATGATGGAGTGAAAGGCGACGGCAAGATCGCCAGTTTACTGTACTTGATTTGCTTGACAACAGCGGGGGTGGTGTTTAACTTATCGAAATGGTTCCAGGACGATTCCAAAGCAGACTCTGGGGTCACTACGGATCATATCGATGGATTTCTTATCACGTGTATCTGCCCAGCGCTGTTGTGGATTTGTTATATCTTCTGTAAGCAGAGCGATCGTAAAACTGTCGACTTCATTACACCATGTCCCCATTCTCATCGGCCTCTTATGGCGGGGGCCTATGTCTTTGGCGCAGGGAGCTGTGTCATGGATTTACTTCACATTACATTCTACATCGAGTGCTCGTCAAACTTATCCAGCCTGTTCTTTTCGATTTTCAAGGCTGTCTTTATTTTTGCacagattttatttttacGCAAATTCGCGACCGCCACTCTTCATAAATCACCGAGCATTCGACTTGTACTTTTCCACATACTTGGCACAAACGTGTGTCTGTGGTTCCGCGCGCTTTTTAGTCACTCAAAAGGCATCTTCAACGCGCACAGGACACTAGAAGACTTAAGCACGCGAGAGAAAAACGCGTGTTTCGCGAATCACTATTCCATGAAGAAAATCTGGGAAGCGTCAGAACCATATTTATATCCTTTTACAATGGAGTACTCGCTGATCGCGGGTGGCATTTTGTACACTATGTGGAGCGAGATGCGGGATCTCGATCCCGACCCGCAAGATATTTACATTTACGACGAGCTCTCGGATTTCAATACGACTTCCGATAATCTTAGCGAAAGATTAGAGAAATTCGAACAAGATCACGGTTACGGAACATGCGAAGCGGCTACGCCGTCTCGGGATTCGGTCTCTAGCGGACGATTTTCCAGCCGTTTTTCGCTAAACCGCGCAATGTCGAACTCATCGATCTGTCAATCGTGCGTCGAGAATCAAGACTCGCTTCGTTTACACGCGATCCCGAGCTCGGACCCAGGCCTTTTAATCGGCCTCTTGTTCTCGATCGTTCTGCTTCTTGCAGTTGGTTTACTGTGGGTCGATCACGATTCTCTGAAcgctttaaaattttattaccTTTATCAAATCGTGTTACTTGTCTTCATGTGTTTGGCTTGCTGGGTCGTGTTGAGGTGCTTAATGAACCAAAAATTTACCTGGTATCCATTTGGAGCCGATGACACGCTCCTCATAGTGTCCTTCACCGGTATGTTCCTCTACGCAGGCTTATGTCTGACAGCCGCCATTGCTGAAATTAGAAATCACCGCTATGCTTCAGACTTTTCACTAGCTAAGTCAACGCTCATTCTCTTCCAAGCAATGCTCCAAGCAACAGCCCTCATCAAAGCTCTGCGCTTCCGACCACTCAAGGAATTGGGCGCGAATATCATTCGACAAGGAACGCTGTTTCTGCTGACCACCAATGTGGCATTGTGGGCTCAAGACTCGTTTTTCGAGATGAGAAACTTCGCGACCACGCCGGTTCAGACGGTGTTTTATGGCGAGACATCTTGGAGAGCCATCACCACCTTAGCTTACCCGCTGTGTATTTTCTTTCGATTTCACTCTGCGGCCTGTCTATTTGAGGTTTGGTCTTGTTTTAGAGTAAATAATTTAAGCTGA
- the LOC141866482 gene encoding uncharacterized protein LOC141866482, with the protein MSMQRNFFPVGHASNGSYSGVLHNNAVRSCATRATYAKSCGQQPKIMSPASNDSSPRKKYVSSLSIISNDKVPEIVILPSIENNIAITTNTSQKIPIVSTPGEKSTTGTARRTKEIKPPTKFISCLHTSLSTEWKKDSLEKQTSQEENKKLKSSQQVEQNLKVKSVVSTAGKFGLISSVDSKADLSRELDRSEAGTGISSNGQNNKEHKAMDKQTVRVQYPSVTGKSFTIKDTVVTADKKLTGMSTNVVASGSEFINSRRAARVRALPKTRFRVKIQKCHHKTLNISDSLYYSEEKNEKTAAMPAKNIVIQNKGTQRSFSVKKN; encoded by the coding sequence ATGAGCatgcaaagaaatttttttcctgttggTCACGCTTCGAATGGCTCTTACAGTGGCGTTCTTCACAACAACGCGGTGCGTTCGTGTGCCACACGCGCGACGTACGCGAAGTCTTGTGGCCAACAGCCAAAGATAATGTCACCTGCATCCAATGATTCAAGTCCCAGGAAAAAGTACGTTTCTTCACTGTCGATCATTTCGAACGACAAGGTACCCGAGATCGTTATTTTGCCGAgtattgaaaataatattgcGATCACTACTAACACATCTCAAAAGATTCCGATCGTTAGTACTCCAGGGGAAAAATCTACCACGGGAACAGCGAGACGGACGAAGGAAATTAAACCGCCGACAAAGTTTATTTCTTGTCTTCATACTTCGCTTAGCACTGAATGGAAAAAGGATAGTCTTGAAAAGCAAACGTCCcaagaggaaaacaaaaagctgaaaagttCTCAACAAGTTGAACAGAACTTGAAGGTGAAATCTGTTGTTTCGACAGCTGGAAAATTTGGATTAATTTCTAGTGTCGATAGCAAAGCAGACTTAAGCCGTGAACTCGACCGGAGTGAAGCAGGGACAGGCATTTCTTCAAATGgtcaaaataataaagaacACAAAGCCATGGACAAGCAGACAGTGCGTGTGCAATATCCCTCTGTGACGGGAAAAAGTTTTACGATAAAAGATACAGTTGTTACGGCTGATAAAAAACTTACCGGCATGAGTACTAATGTTGTTGCGTCTGGAAGCGAATTTATAAATTCTCGACGAGCTGCTCGCGTCCGAGCGCTGCCGAAAACTCGCTTCAGAGTGAAAATTCAGAAATGTCATCACAAGACTTTAAATATTTCGGATTCGTTGTACTACAGcgaagaaaagaatgaaaaaactGCAGCGATGCCGGCTAAAAACATTGTGATCCAAAACAAAGGCACACAACGCTCATTTtccgttaaaaaaaattag